The genomic window agaaattaactctatcctAGTTGAAACCAGGACAAGCACTTACAAAAAGCTCGTGATCTGacctgagaaaaacaaatgcttttgcaTGGAGTGCAGAACTACTCTGAGGTTAAATTTTTTTGAGTGTTGCTCTAGCACAACTCAGAAGCCTCTCCCCAAAAGACATGCACCATGAGAAAGCCTCATACTACATTTGTATTGGGTAGCCTTGAAAACCTAATTTAGAAAGGACTTCTCAAAATCCTTTACTACTAAGTCAGAAATCAAAACATCGCTGCCAAAAACTTACACTGAAGACAATTATCAGCTGTAAATAAATCACTAAATATATAATCATAACCTGATtatcagaagagtaaaagtaaAGAACAGCCTGAAGCACCAGAGAGACAtactttttttgttcctttaaacACATCCCCCCCACTATACACCCCCAATATAAAACCAAGATCAATTTGAGGTAGTAATAGCTCTTGTATGTATGCATTGGCATAGAATGCCTAATCACTTCACATTACATACATCAAATGATGAAAATAGAATTGAATTGTTAATAAATGATACACAGACAGCACAGGGATGCCTAAAAATACAGAACAGGTGGTTTTTAGATAGTGCATACAGAACAGGAGTTCAGTGTTTAAATAAGAACAGCTTCTCCAGAAATACAACTTTGGGAAAAATGGTGTTtgaaatgacattttgaaacttttaaaCAATGCAATACACTACTATTAGAAGAGTGTCTTATGTAGACTAAAAatttgctatttaaaattaaaatactgttgaACTGCATAAGCTGAGTATGCTTACAGTAAGCACACTTGCAAGAAGCACCATTAGCAACGTCTTAGAATGACTTATAATCAAGCTATAAGCTGTAATGGTTTTGTTTACAGGTCCTGAATGTAAACAAATCAATTACTCAGCAAGAGTTTTCTAACCAGCTAAGTTGGACttcaaattatatatttaataaacacATAAGTAGTAGCTAAGGAGTTAactttctcatttcagtgcACTCCTTGTTTTTAAGACACTTAACGCTGTTAGTGTTAACTGCAGCAGTTAACACTGATAATCAGGAAATTGAACCGAACATTTCCATAGAGGCTAAATACAGTCAAGTGTTTTACTGGAAAACCTATCTCAAGATCTTCAGGCGTATTTCACTGACATGGAGTACAAGACCTCAGGCACTATGAGACATTCTCTGACAACAACACAGTATAATTTCTCTAGAAAAGAGCCATTTAACAGATTCAGTGTGTACACTTAGCAAAAGTGTGATGGAGAAGTGCAAGGCAGCTACCCTCAGAAAATAAGGCAAACAGAAGCCAAAAGCTTGAACGGGGCCATCCATTGTGCTGGCTCACGTAAACATAGTAAGGGCTAAAGACATTCTTTTACAGGACAAATACAGTAGCCAGACACACAATTTTAAGTACTCTCCTTCAGCATGCATGTTAATCATAAGGATTACTGAGCCAACTGCTTTGACACAGCTGGGTTACTGTCCATGCCCGCTAGAGTGTTTTTATCACACATTCAGTGCAGTATGTAAATACCTTTACTATCAGGTTGCAAGGAGGATGTGCTTGTCCAAAAGGCCATTGGATTAGATTTAAAAAGGCTAAAATTaaatcctaaaaaaataaattgtttgtATATAAGCGTTTACCTGGAATTTTCAAAGCATAAAACAAACTTATCTACATTCTGTAAGTATTCCACAGTCATACTTCCCAGCAGGAAATTTCATCTGTTAATTCTACACAAGCTTATCCAACCCATGTGAATAGACTTGCAGCTACCATCTTCCACCATGTCACTTTATTACACTGTAGCTAATAAACAGACGGTATGTGCTCATAATTCTGAGACATCCCATCCTTCTCACAAAGACACTCCAGCACATGATAATGGTCACATCACAGTCACAACTTCAGTAAGCACATCTTTTTCAGACTATGACAAACTGTGCAACTGAGGATGCAATCACACAGTCTCTTATCAGGCTACGGAAGCAGATTAATATCTGGTTTTAAGCTACAAAACTGAAATTGCTGAGGTCAATATTTAAGACTTGAAACAAAGGTACAGAGTATTTTAGAATAGCCATCTGCTCAACCAAGGggataattaaaattttaactgAAGCATACAATAGCTGTTCTCACACTTAATGACTCAGGGCAAAGGCTCAGGTACCTACAAATCAGCCACCTATTTAAGTCTCACAAAGTAAGTCCGCAGATACTTTGAGCATTTAAGTCCAAGATTCAGATACAGCACTTCGGAGTTACAGCTCCCTACCTGAAATCCCTGTTCTCAGTAAACAAAACTCCATCCTGCAtcacactttcatttttatacaaaaatacTTATGGCTTAAAATTCTCTCATTTAGTTGAAACTCTGGAGAACATATAGATACCTGCATTAGAACTGAAAGAAACTATGTATTCTCGAGAAAATAAAGAGTAATGAATAGCACAGAGCTGTCTGCCTAATAAGTCGTGTAGTTAAATAAATTACTACTTCAATTGACACTCACCTTTTTCCAGAATTCTAAATGAGAAGTTAGAGGGACCATCTTGTGTTGTAGTAGGAAAGTCGTCTACCTTGCTATCTACAGGCTTCTGAGTAGCATTAGAGCTTTTCGGTGGTTCAGAGACTTCTGGTTCTTTTTGTGCTGTGTTCTGAGATGCTGGAATATggctttcacttttttttggaGGATTAAAACTGAAGCCAAAGAGTGAACCAGTGGCTGAAGTATTTCCAAACGTGAATGTCTTTGACTTTTCATTACTGAAAATGCTCTTGACAGATTCAGATCCAAATACAAACTTTGGAGGAGAAACCACTGTTTTTGTTGgtgtttcagaagtgtttgacaCCTCTGCAGCTTCTACAGTTACATCAGAAGTACCATCACCATGGCTGAGGTCAGTTCTTTCTCTGGTCGTTTCTTCTAGCACAGCTACAGCGTTTTTACCACACGGAGATTCCTTAGGTGTATTGGCACGAGAAGAAAGAGGTGTTATCAGTGTCTCTCTCTCTTGGGCATGCTTAGCTTCATCAAAAGTTTGCTTAAATGAGTCTGCAACATCTTGCAGCTTAAATCGCACAGCTAGAAGTTCTACTTTCCTTTCACCGTCTGCAAAGTCACATGCAGTCCACACCCATGCTCTATCAGATCCTTTCATCTGCTGCAAATTCATATCTGGTGTTATTCTATGATTGGCACAGAGTTTTAGTACCTGGTCCCTTCTCATTACTATACGCACTTGTTTGTTGTCGTAGTTCTGTAATATCTTGATATCCCCAATACCTCTCTCTTTCCACTGATTTGCATCTTTGTCATATCTGTAGAGCTTAGCTCTGTGACTGAAGACAACTTGCTCATTTTCCTCACCACTGGTCACTTCCACAAGATCAGGCAGAGGCACCACAGGTTCAAAGTACTGTccatctctctcttcttcttgaGTAACATCAGAATCTTCATCTGTGCCTACTGATGTTCTACTTTGATTCTGTTTGGCAGGAGATTTGCATGGGCTCAGGGCAGATTTAAAGCTGAAACTAAAACCAGTGGTAGACTCTCCAAATctaaacagatttttccttaCAGGGCTACTTGCAAGAGGTGTTGCATATACAGAACTACTTACACTATCATCCAATGCTTCTCCACGCAAGTCATAGTTATCCCATTCCAGAGTAGGGCCAGTACTTTCAGCATGTGGCTTTATAACCAGATCAGAAGTACTGCTGGCACTAACAGAGTtgacattttcctcttctgacaGTTTAGTTTTGTCATCTGTCAAAAAAGTTTTGAGATCTTTTAAGCCACacttcatttcttctgctttctgtataAGCTGAGCTGTCCTACCTGTATCAACTAGTTTATGGGGTGTCTGCAGTGGTATGTCTAGCAGTAGCCTCTGACATTCTTCAAACTTCTGTTTGAACTCCTCAGCCTGCTCTGGTGTCTTGAATTTTGCTGCCAGATGTTCCAACTTTGCATCACCATCAGAGAAGTCATTGGCCATCCACATCCATGCTTTGTCTGAGCCAGAGAGCTGCTTCAAGTTCATTGTTGTTGTTATCCAGTGATTAGCACACACCTTCAGTACCTGCTCACGACGCATCAATATTCTTACTTTCCCGttaacttcatttttaagaatCTTCAGGTTGCCCACCCCACGTTCTTTCCACTGGCTTGTTTCTGGATCAAACCTGAACAACTTCACTCTTTGGGAGTATAACACTTTCTCATCTTCCTCTCCTGTAAATGGTTCTATTTTTTCAGGCATCTGAACTATAGGTTCAAAATGGATATCATCGCTGTCCTCTGTCTTATACACATCATCATCCTTCTCACCAAGGTCAGCAGATGTGTTTGCTTTGTGATCCATTTTAGAATTCTGTgtagaaaacagcttttcaccTGCACCTGAAAAGCCTTTGAAGTTAGGGTCCTTTTTGCCAAATTGAAAGCCTTCCTTAGGAGTACTTTTTGCAAGCTCAGCAAAAGTAGAAGTGCTATTTTGCCCAAAAACAAAGTCACCTTTCTCCTTGTCTGCTGTTTCTTGAAATTGGAATCCAATTCTACTATCTGAAGGCagttcctttttgtctttttcatcaGTGCTTTTTAAGAAGCCAGTTGTACACTCTTTGGATGGCTCATCTTTCTTAGTGGTATTTTTACTAGATTCCTGTATCCCAAACTTAAATCCACCTGCAGGCACTTGCATTGAAAAGTTAAATCCTTCCTTTGCAGACTTAGATTCAGTATCAGAAGAAATCTGAAATGTAAACGATGGTGTCTTGCCTTGCTCAAGACCAAACTTAAAGCCTGTTCCCAACTGTCCTCCATCAAGTTCAGGTAATTTACTTTTCAAGCCAAAAGGAGGAGCTGACGAAGCATCACCAGCAGGCTTACCAGATGGATTTAGTGTCTGGCAGGCTACACAGGCTGGTGAAGAACCTTCATTCCTCACAAGACAAGTACTACAATCCCACTGCCCTTCTTTTTTAGTAAAAAGCCCTTCAAAcccatttttctgtggtttatttGTATCAGCAATGGAACCAAacccaggagcaggggatgccTGAACAGTAGGTATAGGCATATTTGGTTGATTTTGAGGGTTAGGACTCTGACAAGAACAGCAGTTCACATTTTTTGCTTCGTTTCGGACTAGGCATACAGAGCAGTCCCACTGACcttcttttttagaaaaagcagTACTCAAGTCATTTTGAATAGCCTTTGGAGCAATTGCTTGGCCAAACTTAGCGGAAGTTTGTTGACTAGATACTCCTGTATTACTTTTGTTTGGATTCTGGCAGGCAACACACTTGGAGGCAGTGGGTTCATTTCTTACTGAACAGACACTGCAGTCCCATTGACCTTCCTTTTTAGCAAAAGCAGATCCAAATTTGTCCTGCACTGTGTTACCACTGGCTTTGAAACTTACAGAGCCAGTTAATGTGGCGTCATGTGTTTCCCACATATCTTCATTTGGATTTTGACACGATACACAATTCTTTGCAGTTGCTTCATTTGGAACTGAACATACTTTACACTCCCACTGATCCTTCTTCACGAGATGCTGCCCAAACCCACCAGAAGAATAGGCTTGCTGAGcatcttttccaaatgaaatagtAGGGCCAGATGCAGTTGATGTAGCTGTAAGGCTGCTTTTGCTGTCAGATTCACTGCTCACCCCATCTTTCGGGAACTGAAAGCTCAAATTCAGGGTTCCAGAAATGGATGTGCTAGGCTCCTTGATGTCCTgatttgttgtttcttttgtggttCCACTATTCTGAGTCACAGATGCGTCAGCATTTGATCCcaaggattttaaaatattctgggCCTCCTCaaacttttttttgaaaagcattgCTTCCTCGGGCGTTTTAAATCTAATTGCGAGCTGTTCTGGTTTTGGCAACTCATCTGCATAATCTAAAGCATGCCACACGAATGACTTATCTGATGTAGCATTTGGAGTTAATTTCATATCAGCATTTATGTAGTGATTTGCACAGATTTTCAGCACTTGGTCTCGTCTCATTAAGAGACGAAATTTGCCAGATACTTTatgtttcagtattttcacatttccaattcccctttctttccattctttaGATTCTGCATCAAAACGAAAGAGCTTGGCTCTGTTGCAGAAGAattcttcttcatcttcctcacCTGTCTTTACTTCGATCTTATCAGGGAGCGGCACCACGGGATCAAAATGAGGACCATCATCATCCTCATCTCCACCATGGGTGCTTCCTCCCTCTGTTTCATGACTTCTATTGGCCAAATCTGAATTTGAAGTCATAAATACAGGTTTGCTTGGTTCTTGAACACTAAATGTATCATTCTTCTCAAAAGCCAGgtttttgtgtgcattttgtCCCATGTTCTCTCTAAGAGAGATGCCTGGAATATGCTTATTGCTAAAATTGAAGATATTTCTTGAACTATTTGTGTGATCATTAACTGGCTTTTGTTCAACGTATCTATCATCCTGTAAAGGTTTATCAGATGTCAGAAGATCCAAGAGGCTTTCTCTGCTATTATAAGGTGCATTAAGAGGCTGTGGTGCAACTtgagggggagaagaaaaggtgaaGTCTCCATCATTAGACTTGAAGTtaggtttaaatttaaaagttgGTGtctgacttggctgtgctggtgtTGGCAGAGGTGGTTTTGATCCTTCAGTTGTTCCCGGCTGTCCAAATTTAGGCATCACTTTTGATTCTGCAGGCTTTAAAGTTGGTGGCGTGACTGAACGGTTTGTGAAATAGCCTGGTTTAGGCAATGTTGGATTTGTGCTTGCCTGTGGAACACTGTAATTGTAATAGTCATCACCCGCACGAGGAGAAATGAGCGCGGTACCAGGAGAATCAAAACGTAGAGGTGGGCCGTACATTTCTTGGGAAAACATACAACCAGAAGTGTTTTGCAGAGGTGGTGTATGCATTGGTGGTTGATAGGAATATATATGTGGCTGAGGTGTAAGTCGGTTCATGCCATAGACAGGAggctaaagaaaaaacagaaaacaagtgcTTTGCTTACTATGATAACACAGAGGACAAAATCCTACTTGTGCTGAAGCCTGCATAACATGTACTCTTAAAAGGAGGGCATACTTTCATACAAGTTTAAATCTAAACTAATTTTACCTTAGTTTAAACTGATTAAACCTTGAAGGGCATTTGAAAACAAGCATTGAAAAAGGGGCACAATGTGAGTGGGTTgcttttttatggaaaaaagcCTTGAAACCCCCATTTTCTTTTGCCATACTACTTGGAGGGGGGGATAGTTAAGTGCTATCATATGTACTCTGTAGGAGAAAATGTACTAACAAACAGCAGACATTTTGCTGGCTTTTCCTCCCAGACTCCACATCCCAAAAATTAGGCAGAAAGACAAATTAGTCTTGGACTAGCAGTCCAAGTTCACCAAATTCTGCATAAGGAACTGGAATTACATGCAACTATGTATAGAACCAAAAGCAGTCATTTTTCAGGAGATCATTGGAAGCAGCTGAAATGAGTAGATTTTTCTCACCTTTGTTGGTGTTACATTGGTTGCAGCAGTTCCGAGAAGATACTGAGAGTTATAGGCAGGAGACTGGCTGTAGAACACAGATGGACCAGTGGTAGCAACTAAAATGGaacaccaggaaaacaaagtttaCATTTGatcattttttgttgttgttgctgttttgaaTGGACTCTCCATAGCAAGCAGTTTTTAATTGTGaatcattaaaacattttggcattattttcaaaaatttagcTAAGCATCTAGGTACGAATTCTGCAGGAACTTGCCTGTTAATGGTGCTTCATGAAGATTTTGTGCTCTCTGATAACCGTCTGGCATTGTATCTGTTCCATAGTTTTCAGGAGACCAGCGAGAAGTTGCATTTGTGTTGGAATTGTTAAGTTTCATTTCTTGCATTTCATTCTGTCAAGACAGCGTTCCAAGCAAGAGTGTAAGTATGTATCACACAGGTATTTGCAGAATAAAACATGATCCCTACCTTTTGctatttaaacacattttcaagCTCAGTGGTGGCAGTAATTTAAGAAATCCCCAAGAAGTACTTGCCAGAATCATGCAGGATCTGCCCATGCAGTACAAAGTACTAACATCGTGTACCAAAGCCAGAACAAGCCagtgtgacaaaaaaaaaaaagagccaaatgGATGAGAACCAAACTGATAAAAGCAGAACTCTGTGCATACAGTCCCCAGATGGGGTGCATCAGCGAACCTGCCTAAGTCCCAAAGAGGAGTTTTAAACAATAGATGTACTCTTGTACTCATTTTAGGcagatatttacagaaaataattctagGAACTGTAAATTAGCCATGCTATTTTCACTAGATCCTTACCATAACTAAAAGGCCAACTGTTTTTCACTGAATATGGTGACAAAATTTTTTACCTTCAAAGCTTCCACTTGCTGACAAATCATTTGAAGTATAGATTTGTGATCTTCTGCCCACTGAGGAGGAGTTTTCGGagaaaactaggaaaaaaaattttattgaatCTTGTGAGTTTTTCTTCAAACATAATAATTCCCTGAAATAATAACTGGCCAACATACCTTGTAGCTCTTAgttggagaaaaagagaacttAGTTGGTGATGGAGTGGAATGTTTCATTGCTGAATCTACAGTTCGTGACAGACCATTTCTGAAGGCAAGACTTCCCTCGTCAACATTCTCGCCAAGTTCCTGGATCACTGTATCTAGCACTTCCCTCACGGTTTCAATAGACACTGGCAGCTAGAAAGTTATTTGAAACATGAGTCATGACTGCAATTCTCCCTCAGAGCAAGACAGATTACATTCAGAATTCTGGCTGAACAATTCACAAGGCTTTCATTATACaaatactgctttctttttcagaaaagctcTAAATCTGTTAAGATTCACATAAGAAAACAATTCACaagcaattatattttttcaaactaTCAACTTCCATAAAAAGGCAGTGGCAAAAGCTATTTGTTTACATTAAAGCTTTCATCCACAGAGTAACCAGGATGATACATGATCTGGTAGGTTACAGAAGTTACACAGAGTTTAACCTGCTTTAATGCAAGGACTAGTCTAAAAATCTAACCTAAATGCAAACAGCTTCATTTTGAAACAGTAACCTAAGCCACTGCATGTCttaaaaaaagttcttaaaGCAAGAATTACTTACTTTCTCAGTTACTGACATATCTGAGGAGCTTTCCGCAATGATCTTCATTAGATAATACCTGGCTTTAAGAAGATAAGTTTTGTGCTCCTCGTGTTCTTCTGGCAGCATGGCATCATTTTCaatctcttctgctttcctttggaaaatctAAAGAACAGGATGCAGATTAATTAGTATCAGTCAGAAGGCAACTGAATAAAGGAAAGCATTTCAGGGTAATGTAACTTACAAACTTACCATGGCAAGATTCCAGTATGAAACCACATTCTCAATAGCTTCAAATGCTAACAAAGCATCATCAGTTTTGCCATCAACTGCATCCAACATGGCAAATGCTATATGTGCCTCTTCTTCATATGCTGCAACCTGAAAGACCTACAAATAAAGTGAAGGACAACTCATACCTAACAACGGaatgacattttttcttatAATACAGGGAGAATTCTTTTGCAAGAAAGTTTGTACTAAGGGTGTTCAGTGCCTTCCAATTGTTAACATGATTTTAAAGGTAAGACTAAAAGTTGTAAGGAGAGAATTTTCCCCCTTTATCAAACGCTATTACCAAATCTCATCCTTAATAGTTTCCTAGTAATAATGTGAGTTGTGCAATGTAGACAAAAATCCCTCAACTGTGTACGTTTCTGACATAGACCTTCTCTTACTTCAACCTTGGCTTAATCAATCTGTACCTGAATGTCTACACTATGGAAGTGTTTGAAGAGAGGATCAGTAGGTTCAGAAATACTCCTCTTCTTTTTGATAATTTCCAGCATAGGTAAAACTTTCTTCCAGTAATAGACACTTCGTCCAATGTATTCCTTCTGGTCATAGAAAGAGTTCCGGTTAATTCCCTggtgaagaaaacagaacagaagcaCATGTTATTTCAAAAAGTTCAAGTCAAAATGCTATTCATACAAATCCTTCtcctattttctttaaaagtttcaAGAGTCCTTCTCTGACACTAAACAAAGTAACTATGTAAAGTAACATACATGTAGAAAATAACACTGCAGTTCAAACCAGTACTTTATAGAGTGACTATTACAGAGTGACTAGAGCAACAAATTTGCCTAATAAAATTAACAGCTGTTCTCAATATTACATACTCATCTGATCCCTTGTCAGCCAAGTCTGTTCATagtttggaaaacagaaaaacacttctacatatttaaaaccaaccaaacaatcTCAGCTTACTGTTTTTTGCAAGCTTTTTGCCCAGTGTATGATTAAGGCAGGTTGCAGGCCATGCTTCTCCAGTGTTCGCAGAGTACTTATGCCACGCTGTACAGTAAGCctcagttttgctgctgttcctggtcTGAATAtcagaagaaacatttcttcattaGCATTTAATGTTTCTCATCTGTTCACATAACATTTACTTGATGAATACATCCCACGGTTTTAGTTCTAGCCTGCCTTGTTTAGAAATGCAttgttagaaattaaaattctatttttacaaGTCTTTCAAACGTATCAAGTCCCTACTAGAACAAAGCTTCAACTTccaaaatacttcatttttcaaGAATCTGTTGGGACCAATCAAAGGTGCTCGAGCTCCCTTTATGGAGCTTGATCAAATATCTCCAAACTGAAAAAGCCTTACATTGATTTTCTCTGAAGAAGGGTACGAACAGCATCCCACCAGGATCTTTGGTCTTCAGTATAGAGTTGTTTGCACACTGGCAATGGTAGGAATTGAGGCTGATGTGCACTGTAGTGAGAATTAAACTTCTCTTGCAATTGCAGGTTGCTAGTGAATACCACCCCAAGTAGGAAtacctgtttttatttaaaaaaataaaaagtattaaacaaaaaaccaaaccccttAATTTGTAGCATACATTAAAAAACTTGGAAAGTTTACTTACTTCAAGGTCTAACAAGCAAATGGATTCAGGAGCATCTGTCTCAAGTCTTGATGTTTCCTGAGGCAAgtggaaaagctgttttaacCACTTGCGCATCGGGGGTAAGACTGACATGGAGTTCCACTGCAAGCCAAGCCACACGAGGTGCTGGAGACTGCCGCTGTGCATTCGAACAGCACCTGTGCAAAACCAAGGTTGGACACAAATGTCAGCTTCCTACGAGTCATCAAGACTTGAATCTGATCAAAGGTGGGTTTCACATTTCCCTCTGTCATAGCAGCCAGATATGTTACAGATCGATGCACATCAAGATTCCAGCTTTCAGTTATGAAGGATTACAAACTTCAGATTAGCCAAACATAACACGTTCGTCTAAGTGCTCACAGACATCAACCCCTTGAGCTTCTGACGGAGTGACTATCAGATTTCCTCCATTTCCATCCTCACTTTATTTGGTCCAACAGGCAACTAATTTTAGCCAACCtatttccttctccagaaaTCTTAAAGGAATTACTCAAGAAGCACTTCTCTACTTTGCAATAAAGTACAAGTTTTTCCTAGGCCATTAGGGCAACTTTGGACAGCTATGCCAGGTATTTGTCTTTCATTGTAATATGAAGTATTTGTAAGAAGAACTTCTACAAATACTTTTCAGAAAGTAACACCTCTTACCAATATCGTATTTATTGAGTTCCATTTGCACTGGTGCTTGTGTACTGACATTTCCAATATCATCTGTGCCTATAAAAGATCTCTCCCTTGAAGCTCCACTCTCAAACAGGCTATCAAACAACGTAAATGAACCACTCTTGTTTGCAAATGATTCCACAATCTCTTTAAAGAAGTCTTGCTTGCCATGGCTTAAGTTCAGTAGCATATGACctagaaaacagaaatacactTCACATTAACAAAGCAGTGGACATGAGGAAAGTAGCATTTGCTACACTGGATTGTTCTTTGCTACTGAAGGCTTGGAAGGAATCAGGATTTCCCCTTTTGAAACCTACAGACTGCTAAGGTATGCTCTCCTTGTAATTAGGTCTGTGTTTCAGCACA from Chiroxiphia lanceolata isolate bChiLan1 chromosome 2, bChiLan1.pri, whole genome shotgun sequence includes these protein-coding regions:
- the RGPD4 gene encoding ranBP2-like and GRIP domain-containing protein 4 isoform X1; its protein translation is MMRRTKPEVERYVASVQAATSSPREKSMKGFLFAKLYFEIKEYELAKRYISTYLNVQERDPKAHRFLGQIYEAEDNIEKAFGCYKRSVELNPTQKDLVLKIAELLCNNDITDGRAKYWVDRAAKLFPGSPAIYRLKEQLLDCKGEDGWNQLFDLIQAELYARPDDVYINIRLVALYRSNNRLKDAVLHCQEAEKKIPLQSSLEWCSCVVETFEEYLESLQDLESDKNNWRSIKKDHLLAYSSFVKLTLSSRDVQECREALESFDRALQSVKPYVNGADELYRTYVEMKGQLYMHAGTLLLKMAQHNEAQWRAVCELAALCYLISFQVPQPKSKLIKGDQTGQDVLEIMACDRKSQSGHMLLNLSHGKQDFFKEIVESFANKSGSFTLFDSLFESGASRERSFIGTDDIGNVSTQAPVQMELNKYDIGAVRMHSGSLQHLVWLGLQWNSMSVLPPMRKWLKQLFHLPQETSRLETDAPESICLLDLEVFLLGVVFTSNLQLQEKFNSHYSAHQPQFLPLPVCKQLYTEDQRSWWDAVRTLLQRKSIPGTAAKLRLTVQRGISTLRTLEKHGLQPALIIHWAKSLQKTGINRNSFYDQKEYIGRSVYYWKKVLPMLEIIKKKRSISEPTDPLFKHFHSVDIQVFQVAAYEEEAHIAFAMLDAVDGKTDDALLAFEAIENVVSYWNLAMIFQRKAEEIENDAMLPEEHEEHKTYLLKARYYLMKIIAESSSDMSVTEKLPVSIETVREVLDTVIQELGENVDEGSLAFRNGLSRTVDSAMKHSTPSPTKFSFSPTKSYKFSPKTPPQWAEDHKSILQMICQQVEALKNEMQEMKLNNSNTNATSRWSPENYGTDTMPDGYQRAQNLHEAPLTVATTGPSVFYSQSPAYNSQYLLGTAATNVTPTKPPVYGMNRLTPQPHIYSYQPPMHTPPLQNTSGCMFSQEMYGPPLRFDSPGTALISPRAGDDYYNYSVPQASTNPTLPKPGYFTNRSVTPPTLKPAESKVMPKFGQPGTTEGSKPPLPTPAQPSQTPTFKFKPNFKSNDGDFTFSSPPQVAPQPLNAPYNSRESLLDLLTSDKPLQDDRYVEQKPVNDHTNSSRNIFNFSNKHIPGISLRENMGQNAHKNLAFEKNDTFSVQEPSKPVFMTSNSDLANRSHETEGGSTHGGDEDDDGPHFDPVVPLPDKIEVKTGEEDEEEFFCNRAKLFRFDAESKEWKERGIGNVKILKHKVSGKFRLLMRRDQVLKICANHYINADMKLTPNATSDKSFVWHALDYADELPKPEQLAIRFKTPEEAMLFKKKFEEAQNILKSLGSNADASVTQNSGTTKETTNQDIKEPSTSISGTLNLSFQFPKDGVSSESDSKSSLTATSTASGPTISFGKDAQQAYSSGGFGQHLVKKDQWECKVCSVPNEATAKNCVSCQNPNEDMWETHDATLTGSVSFKASGNTVQDKFGSAFAKKEGQWDCSVCSVRNEPTASKCVACQNPNKSNTGVSSQQTSAKFGQAIAPKAIQNDLSTAFSKKEGQWDCSVCLVRNEAKNVNCCSCQSPNPQNQPNMPIPTVQASPAPGFGSIADTNKPQKNGFEGLFTKKEGQWDCSTCLVRNEGSSPACVACQTLNPSGKPAGDASSAPPFGLKSKLPELDGGQLGTGFKFGLEQGKTPSFTFQISSDTESKSAKEGFNFSMQVPAGGFKFGIQESSKNTTKKDEPSKECTTGFLKSTDEKDKKELPSDSRIGFQFQETADKEKGDFVFGQNSTSTFAELAKSTPKEGFQFGKKDPNFKGFSGAGEKLFSTQNSKMDHKANTSADLGEKDDDVYKTEDSDDIHFEPIVQMPEKIEPFTGEEDEKVLYSQRVKLFRFDPETSQWKERGVGNLKILKNEVNGKVRILMRREQVLKVCANHWITTTMNLKQLSGSDKAWMWMANDFSDGDAKLEHLAAKFKTPEQAEEFKQKFEECQRLLLDIPLQTPHKLVDTGRTAQLIQKAEEMKCGLKDLKTFLTDDKTKLSEEENVNSVSASSTSDLVIKPHAESTGPTLEWDNYDLRGEALDDSVSSSVYATPLASSPVRKNLFRFGESTTGFSFSFKSALSPCKSPAKQNQSRTSVGTDEDSDVTQEEERDGQYFEPVVPLPDLVEVTSGEENEQVVFSHRAKLYRYDKDANQWKERGIGDIKILQNYDNKQVRIVMRRDQVLKLCANHRITPDMNLQQMKGSDRAWVWTACDFADGERKVELLAVRFKLQDVADSFKQTFDEAKHAQERETLITPLSSRANTPKESPCGKNAVAVLEETTRERTDLSHGDGTSDVTVEAAEVSNTSETPTKTVVSPPKFVFGSESVKSIFSNEKSKTFTFGNTSATGSLFGFSFNPPKKSESHIPASQNTAQKEPEVSEPPKSSNATQKPVDSKVDDFPTTTQDGPSNFSFRILEKGFNFSLFKSNPMAFWTSTSSLQPDSKAEKTPVSEDNLSSDDVIIVYELTPTPEQRALADFLKLPSTFFCYKNKPGYVSDEDDDEDYETAVKKLNGRLYPSDSEEKKKQHDPVKVGIAGKSEFSSERKCAATWEKKPTPEEKAEAEAQQVPSTSVCGVSSDTEHNSPEDLKSEAKIQETKENEVASSSDLVCTSKEEMPPASTDEVTVFVQSATSSEETDSSTETVQVLQTSSRADDTPVDLSTKKSDSDYSESTQGKVRENRVISFGFGNTAGLSFADLASKSSGDFAFGSKDKNFKWANTGAAVFGDTARKADEDEGGSDDEVVHSDDIHFEPIVSLPEVEVKSGEEDEEILFKERAKLYRWDRDATQWKERGVGEIKILFHTQKKYYRVLMRRDQVLKVCANHVITKEMNLVPSDTSNNALIWTATDYADGEVKVEQLAVRFKSQEMANSFKRRFEECQLSLSELQKGHLSLAAGLSKDTNPVVYFEVSADDEPLGHITMELFSNIVPRTAENFRALCTGEKGFGFKNSRFHRIVTDFVCQGGDITNHDGTGGRSIYGTAFEDENFEVKHTGPGLLSMANKGRDTNNSQFFITLKKAEHLDFKHVVFGFVKDGMDVVKKIESFGSPKGLVNARIVITDCGQI